A single region of the Lotus japonicus ecotype B-129 chromosome 4, LjGifu_v1.2 genome encodes:
- the LOC130711838 gene encoding U-box domain-containing protein 5-like isoform X3 yields MVVKWRHYLTPLRMCTELKKLLERILRIFPLIEAARPRSSSGIQSLCSLNSAIDKAKQLLQHCSESSKLYLAMSGESILSKCQKAKRSLEKSLIQIQDMVPVMLAAEISRMIHDLGYVTFVLDFAEEEAGRVMRELLQQGHSASDKDSIENSDVKSLQFAVARLNITSSTAVVIEKRSIRKLLLNVRPNDQTKKMILKNLLYLLTKYRSFITGEQMEAYHLSEGPVTTENMGHVNHVMSEPDLNRDQNRTHAGELGRVTPPEEYTCPISLRLMYDPVVIASGVTYERMWIQKWLDEGNGICPKTKKKLVHRALTPNVAIKDLIVKWCEINEVSISDPSRQVEDFRSWESSSNSIMSFGSSMNDLNLPMDFSGISLGSLDTSIGSGFSHVKASHGLNLMLVKTSEDSHRHQSTHDADLTRLSKLHDSQWDSQCQVIEDMKINFKCNYQASCSVSFENFIDPLTRFLSTANEMHDVKALRGGTQLLLEFMKYHRNGLKNLSEDTCTVLASLLESEVIEEALAIMEVLSGYWSDKANIAASSALSSVSKFLDSGNKEFQRKAIRMVCKFSYNGELCPYIVSLGCISKLLPCFEDKALSRDCICILKNLCDTEEGRMSVVETKGCISFIVEVIGSGSDEEKELALAIVLSLCSQRLEYCELVLYEGIIPSLVIISNTGNDSTKAYALELLRQLREVDSFDNSDSSEPNLNNPRDSNNRFEEKKPSKKSTFFKKLGLFSKPSSLAAKSKK; encoded by the exons ATGGTTGTGAAGTGGAGACATTACCTTACTCCTTTAAG AATGTGCACAGAACTCAAGAAATTACTTGAGAGAATCTTAAGGATATTTCCGCTTATAGAGGCGGCACGCCCTCGGTCCTCATCAGGAATACAGTCTCTGTGTTCGCTAAACAGTGCAATTGACAAAGCCAAACAACTTCTGCAACATTGCTCGGAATCTAGTAAACTCTACCTT GCAATGTCAGGGGAGTCAATACTCTCAAAATGCCAAAAGGCCAAAAGATCATTAGAGAAAAGCTTAATCCAGATTCAGGATATGGTTCCAGTTATGTTGGCTGCAGAG ATTTCTCGAATGATTCATGATCTTGGATATGTGACATTTGTCCTGGACTTTGCTGAAGAAGAGGCTGGTAGGGTTATGAGAGAATTACTGCAGCAAGGTCATTCCGCCTCAGATAAAGATTCAATTGAAAATTCTGATGTTAAATCTCTTCAGTTTGCAGTGGCAAGACTTAATATTACATCCTCAACTGCCGTCGTAATAGAGAAACGATCTATTAGGAAGTTGTTGTTGAATGTTAGACCAAATGACCAAACAAAAAAGATGATCTTGAAAAATCTTTTGTATCTTCTGACAAAGTACAGAAGTTTCATCACAGGAGAACAAATGGAGGCCTATCATCTTAGTGAAGGACCAGTAACAACTGAGAACATGGGTCATGTTAATCATGTTATGTCAGAACCAGACCTGAACCGTGATCAAAATAGAACTCACGCCGGCGAGTTGGGAAGAGTTACACCACCTGAGGAATATACATGCCCAATATCTTTAAGGTTGATGTATGACCCTGTTGTCATTGCTTCAGGAGTTACATATGAAAGGATGTGGATACAGAAATGGCTTGATGAGGGTAATGGAATATGTCCAAAAACTAAGAAGAAACTGGTTCATAGGGCACTGACTCCTAATGTTGCCATAAAGGACTTAATAGTAAAGTGGTGTGAAATTAATGAAGTCTCTATTTCTGATCCAAGTAGGCAAGTGGAAGATTTTCGCTCGTGGGAATCTTCCTCCAATTCCATTATGAGTTTTGGAAGTTCTATGAATGATTTGAATTTGCCAATGGATTTTAGTGGCATCTCACTTGGATCGTTAGATACTAGTATTGGTTCAGGTTTCTCACATGTAAAGGCCAGTCATGGCTTAAATTTGATGTTGGTTAAAACTAGTGAGGATTCTCACAGGCATCAGTCAACACATGACGCAGATCTGACGCGCTTGTCTAAACTCCATGATAGTCAATGGGATTCTCAGTGCCAAGTCATTGAagatatgaaaataaatttcaaaTGCAATTACCAAGCTTCTTGCTCTGTGTCATTTGAGAATTTCATTGACCCACTCACAAGATTTCTGAGCACTGCAAATGAGATGCATGATGTGAAAGCTCTGCGAGGTGGAACTCAATTGCTTTTGGAATTTATGAAATACCACAG AAATGGTTTGAAAAATTTAAGTGAAGATACATGCACTGTGTTAGCAAGTCTTCTTGAGTCAGAAGTGATTGAAGAAGCTCTTGCCATAATggaagtactttctgggtattgGTCTGATAAAGCTAACATTGCAGCTTCGAGTGCTCTCTCTTCTGTTTCAAAGTTCCTTGATTCTGGTAACAAAGAGTTCCAACGAAAAGCCATTAGAATGGTGTGTAAATTTTCATACAATGGCGAACTTTGTCCTTACATTGTATCTCTCGGGTGCATCTCGAAATTACTGCCGTGTTTTGAAGACAAGGCCCTTTCGAGAGACTGCATATGCATATTGAAAAACCTTTGTGATACCGAAGAGGGTAGGATGTCTGTTGTTGAAACCAAAGGATGCATATCTTTTATTGTTGAAGTAATTGGGAGTGGCAGTGATGAGGAAAAAGAACTTGCACTTGCTATTGTGCTCTCTTTATGCTCTCAACGCTTGGAATACTGTGAGCTGGTTTTGTATGAGGGTATTATACCTTCTCTCGTCATTATCTCCAACACAGGAAATGATAGCACAAAGGCGTATGCACTGGAACTGCTCCGGCAATTGAGGGAGGTTGACAGCTTTGACAATAGCGATTCCTCTGAGCCGAATCTCAACAACCCTCGAGATTCTAACAATCGGTTCGAAGAAAAGAAACCGTCAAAGAAGTCGACATTTTTTAAGAAACTAGGTCTGTTCTCAAAACCCAGTTCACTTGCAGCAAAAAGCAAGAAATGA
- the LOC130711838 gene encoding U-box domain-containing protein 5-like isoform X2, with translation MGTDGCEVETLPYSFKVHCRMCTELKKLLERILRIFPLIEAARPRSSSGIQSLCSLNSAIDKAKQLLQHCSESSKLYLAMSGESILSKCQKAKRSLEKSLIQIQDMVPVMLAAEISRMIHDLGYVTFVLDFAEEEAGRVMRELLQQGHSASDKDSIENSDVKSLQFAVARLNITSSTAVVIEKRSIRKLLLNVRPNDQTKKMILKNLLYLLTKYRSFITGEQMEAYHLSEGPVTTENMGHVNHVMSEPDLNRDQNRTHAGELGRVTPPEEYTCPISLRLMYDPVVIASGVTYERMWIQKWLDEGNGICPKTKKKLVHRALTPNVAIKDLIVKWCEINEVSISDPSRQVEDFRSWESSSNSIMSFGSSMNDLNLPMDFSGISLGSLDTSIGSGFSHVKASHGLNLMLVKTSEDSHRHQSTHDADLTRLSKLHDSQWDSQCQVIEDMKINFKCNYQASCSVSFENFIDPLTRFLSTANEMHDVKALRGGTQLLLEFMKYHRNGLKNLSEDTCTVLASLLESEVIEEALAIMEVLSGYWSDKANIAASSALSSVSKFLDSGNKEFQRKAIRMVCKFSYNGELCPYIVSLGCISKLLPCFEDKALSRDCICILKNLCDTEEGRMSVVETKGCISFIVEVIGSGSDEEKELALAIVLSLCSQRLEYCELVLYEGIIPSLVIISNTGNDSTKAYALELLRQLREVDSFDNSDSSEPNLNNPRDSNNRFEEKKPSKKSTFFKKLGLFSKPSSLAAKSKK, from the exons ATGGGAACTGATGGTTGTGAAGTGGAGACATTACCTTACTCCTTTAAG GTACATTGTAGAATGTGCACAGAACTCAAGAAATTACTTGAGAGAATCTTAAGGATATTTCCGCTTATAGAGGCGGCACGCCCTCGGTCCTCATCAGGAATACAGTCTCTGTGTTCGCTAAACAGTGCAATTGACAAAGCCAAACAACTTCTGCAACATTGCTCGGAATCTAGTAAACTCTACCTT GCAATGTCAGGGGAGTCAATACTCTCAAAATGCCAAAAGGCCAAAAGATCATTAGAGAAAAGCTTAATCCAGATTCAGGATATGGTTCCAGTTATGTTGGCTGCAGAG ATTTCTCGAATGATTCATGATCTTGGATATGTGACATTTGTCCTGGACTTTGCTGAAGAAGAGGCTGGTAGGGTTATGAGAGAATTACTGCAGCAAGGTCATTCCGCCTCAGATAAAGATTCAATTGAAAATTCTGATGTTAAATCTCTTCAGTTTGCAGTGGCAAGACTTAATATTACATCCTCAACTGCCGTCGTAATAGAGAAACGATCTATTAGGAAGTTGTTGTTGAATGTTAGACCAAATGACCAAACAAAAAAGATGATCTTGAAAAATCTTTTGTATCTTCTGACAAAGTACAGAAGTTTCATCACAGGAGAACAAATGGAGGCCTATCATCTTAGTGAAGGACCAGTAACAACTGAGAACATGGGTCATGTTAATCATGTTATGTCAGAACCAGACCTGAACCGTGATCAAAATAGAACTCACGCCGGCGAGTTGGGAAGAGTTACACCACCTGAGGAATATACATGCCCAATATCTTTAAGGTTGATGTATGACCCTGTTGTCATTGCTTCAGGAGTTACATATGAAAGGATGTGGATACAGAAATGGCTTGATGAGGGTAATGGAATATGTCCAAAAACTAAGAAGAAACTGGTTCATAGGGCACTGACTCCTAATGTTGCCATAAAGGACTTAATAGTAAAGTGGTGTGAAATTAATGAAGTCTCTATTTCTGATCCAAGTAGGCAAGTGGAAGATTTTCGCTCGTGGGAATCTTCCTCCAATTCCATTATGAGTTTTGGAAGTTCTATGAATGATTTGAATTTGCCAATGGATTTTAGTGGCATCTCACTTGGATCGTTAGATACTAGTATTGGTTCAGGTTTCTCACATGTAAAGGCCAGTCATGGCTTAAATTTGATGTTGGTTAAAACTAGTGAGGATTCTCACAGGCATCAGTCAACACATGACGCAGATCTGACGCGCTTGTCTAAACTCCATGATAGTCAATGGGATTCTCAGTGCCAAGTCATTGAagatatgaaaataaatttcaaaTGCAATTACCAAGCTTCTTGCTCTGTGTCATTTGAGAATTTCATTGACCCACTCACAAGATTTCTGAGCACTGCAAATGAGATGCATGATGTGAAAGCTCTGCGAGGTGGAACTCAATTGCTTTTGGAATTTATGAAATACCACAG AAATGGTTTGAAAAATTTAAGTGAAGATACATGCACTGTGTTAGCAAGTCTTCTTGAGTCAGAAGTGATTGAAGAAGCTCTTGCCATAATggaagtactttctgggtattgGTCTGATAAAGCTAACATTGCAGCTTCGAGTGCTCTCTCTTCTGTTTCAAAGTTCCTTGATTCTGGTAACAAAGAGTTCCAACGAAAAGCCATTAGAATGGTGTGTAAATTTTCATACAATGGCGAACTTTGTCCTTACATTGTATCTCTCGGGTGCATCTCGAAATTACTGCCGTGTTTTGAAGACAAGGCCCTTTCGAGAGACTGCATATGCATATTGAAAAACCTTTGTGATACCGAAGAGGGTAGGATGTCTGTTGTTGAAACCAAAGGATGCATATCTTTTATTGTTGAAGTAATTGGGAGTGGCAGTGATGAGGAAAAAGAACTTGCACTTGCTATTGTGCTCTCTTTATGCTCTCAACGCTTGGAATACTGTGAGCTGGTTTTGTATGAGGGTATTATACCTTCTCTCGTCATTATCTCCAACACAGGAAATGATAGCACAAAGGCGTATGCACTGGAACTGCTCCGGCAATTGAGGGAGGTTGACAGCTTTGACAATAGCGATTCCTCTGAGCCGAATCTCAACAACCCTCGAGATTCTAACAATCGGTTCGAAGAAAAGAAACCGTCAAAGAAGTCGACATTTTTTAAGAAACTAGGTCTGTTCTCAAAACCCAGTTCACTTGCAGCAAAAAGCAAGAAATGA
- the LOC130711838 gene encoding U-box domain-containing protein 5-like isoform X1 → MLDLHQRLCDEVSELSFIQLSSWLQVFILRLLAFSVFFLLVWYWFNWFCWISSPHKPPGQVSSCHLRCTSSGHSCKWELMVVKWRHYLTPLRMCTELKKLLERILRIFPLIEAARPRSSSGIQSLCSLNSAIDKAKQLLQHCSESSKLYLAMSGESILSKCQKAKRSLEKSLIQIQDMVPVMLAAEISRMIHDLGYVTFVLDFAEEEAGRVMRELLQQGHSASDKDSIENSDVKSLQFAVARLNITSSTAVVIEKRSIRKLLLNVRPNDQTKKMILKNLLYLLTKYRSFITGEQMEAYHLSEGPVTTENMGHVNHVMSEPDLNRDQNRTHAGELGRVTPPEEYTCPISLRLMYDPVVIASGVTYERMWIQKWLDEGNGICPKTKKKLVHRALTPNVAIKDLIVKWCEINEVSISDPSRQVEDFRSWESSSNSIMSFGSSMNDLNLPMDFSGISLGSLDTSIGSGFSHVKASHGLNLMLVKTSEDSHRHQSTHDADLTRLSKLHDSQWDSQCQVIEDMKINFKCNYQASCSVSFENFIDPLTRFLSTANEMHDVKALRGGTQLLLEFMKYHRNGLKNLSEDTCTVLASLLESEVIEEALAIMEVLSGYWSDKANIAASSALSSVSKFLDSGNKEFQRKAIRMVCKFSYNGELCPYIVSLGCISKLLPCFEDKALSRDCICILKNLCDTEEGRMSVVETKGCISFIVEVIGSGSDEEKELALAIVLSLCSQRLEYCELVLYEGIIPSLVIISNTGNDSTKAYALELLRQLREVDSFDNSDSSEPNLNNPRDSNNRFEEKKPSKKSTFFKKLGLFSKPSSLAAKSKK, encoded by the exons ATGCTAGACCTGCACCAAAGACTTTGTGATGAAGTGTCTGAATTGAGCTTCATACAATTAAGTTCATGGCTACAAGTCTTCATTTTGCGGCTCTTGGcgtttagtgttttttttttgttggtttgGTATTGGTTTAATTGGTTCTGTTGGATTTCTTCTCCACATAAGCCGCCAGGCCAGGTTTCTTCTTGTCATCTTCGTTGCACTAG CTCCGGGCACTCCTGCAAATGGGAACTGATGGTTGTGAAGTGGAGACATTACCTTACTCCTTTAAG AATGTGCACAGAACTCAAGAAATTACTTGAGAGAATCTTAAGGATATTTCCGCTTATAGAGGCGGCACGCCCTCGGTCCTCATCAGGAATACAGTCTCTGTGTTCGCTAAACAGTGCAATTGACAAAGCCAAACAACTTCTGCAACATTGCTCGGAATCTAGTAAACTCTACCTT GCAATGTCAGGGGAGTCAATACTCTCAAAATGCCAAAAGGCCAAAAGATCATTAGAGAAAAGCTTAATCCAGATTCAGGATATGGTTCCAGTTATGTTGGCTGCAGAG ATTTCTCGAATGATTCATGATCTTGGATATGTGACATTTGTCCTGGACTTTGCTGAAGAAGAGGCTGGTAGGGTTATGAGAGAATTACTGCAGCAAGGTCATTCCGCCTCAGATAAAGATTCAATTGAAAATTCTGATGTTAAATCTCTTCAGTTTGCAGTGGCAAGACTTAATATTACATCCTCAACTGCCGTCGTAATAGAGAAACGATCTATTAGGAAGTTGTTGTTGAATGTTAGACCAAATGACCAAACAAAAAAGATGATCTTGAAAAATCTTTTGTATCTTCTGACAAAGTACAGAAGTTTCATCACAGGAGAACAAATGGAGGCCTATCATCTTAGTGAAGGACCAGTAACAACTGAGAACATGGGTCATGTTAATCATGTTATGTCAGAACCAGACCTGAACCGTGATCAAAATAGAACTCACGCCGGCGAGTTGGGAAGAGTTACACCACCTGAGGAATATACATGCCCAATATCTTTAAGGTTGATGTATGACCCTGTTGTCATTGCTTCAGGAGTTACATATGAAAGGATGTGGATACAGAAATGGCTTGATGAGGGTAATGGAATATGTCCAAAAACTAAGAAGAAACTGGTTCATAGGGCACTGACTCCTAATGTTGCCATAAAGGACTTAATAGTAAAGTGGTGTGAAATTAATGAAGTCTCTATTTCTGATCCAAGTAGGCAAGTGGAAGATTTTCGCTCGTGGGAATCTTCCTCCAATTCCATTATGAGTTTTGGAAGTTCTATGAATGATTTGAATTTGCCAATGGATTTTAGTGGCATCTCACTTGGATCGTTAGATACTAGTATTGGTTCAGGTTTCTCACATGTAAAGGCCAGTCATGGCTTAAATTTGATGTTGGTTAAAACTAGTGAGGATTCTCACAGGCATCAGTCAACACATGACGCAGATCTGACGCGCTTGTCTAAACTCCATGATAGTCAATGGGATTCTCAGTGCCAAGTCATTGAagatatgaaaataaatttcaaaTGCAATTACCAAGCTTCTTGCTCTGTGTCATTTGAGAATTTCATTGACCCACTCACAAGATTTCTGAGCACTGCAAATGAGATGCATGATGTGAAAGCTCTGCGAGGTGGAACTCAATTGCTTTTGGAATTTATGAAATACCACAG AAATGGTTTGAAAAATTTAAGTGAAGATACATGCACTGTGTTAGCAAGTCTTCTTGAGTCAGAAGTGATTGAAGAAGCTCTTGCCATAATggaagtactttctgggtattgGTCTGATAAAGCTAACATTGCAGCTTCGAGTGCTCTCTCTTCTGTTTCAAAGTTCCTTGATTCTGGTAACAAAGAGTTCCAACGAAAAGCCATTAGAATGGTGTGTAAATTTTCATACAATGGCGAACTTTGTCCTTACATTGTATCTCTCGGGTGCATCTCGAAATTACTGCCGTGTTTTGAAGACAAGGCCCTTTCGAGAGACTGCATATGCATATTGAAAAACCTTTGTGATACCGAAGAGGGTAGGATGTCTGTTGTTGAAACCAAAGGATGCATATCTTTTATTGTTGAAGTAATTGGGAGTGGCAGTGATGAGGAAAAAGAACTTGCACTTGCTATTGTGCTCTCTTTATGCTCTCAACGCTTGGAATACTGTGAGCTGGTTTTGTATGAGGGTATTATACCTTCTCTCGTCATTATCTCCAACACAGGAAATGATAGCACAAAGGCGTATGCACTGGAACTGCTCCGGCAATTGAGGGAGGTTGACAGCTTTGACAATAGCGATTCCTCTGAGCCGAATCTCAACAACCCTCGAGATTCTAACAATCGGTTCGAAGAAAAGAAACCGTCAAAGAAGTCGACATTTTTTAAGAAACTAGGTCTGTTCTCAAAACCCAGTTCACTTGCAGCAAAAAGCAAGAAATGA
- the LOC130712389 gene encoding uncharacterized protein LOC130712389 produces MYSGTATEIWQDLRERFAQKNGPRVFQLRRELMSLNQGSDSVSVYYTKLKTIWDELLTYKPVVNCICGAIQPLIAHAETEHVMSFLMGLNDSFSQVRGTLLLMDPIPPINKVFSLVIQEEKQREVSNGAGSSATTTQAFAATASSQGGSPAKCFKLHGYPPGMKPKSKPSTHAVADQSSGTFQNAVTTLSPAQCNQLIQLLTNQLTTTSPDSVDVPESSGTKSATVTLPNKTHISVQGIGTVHLTPSLVLHNDSLNLRMIGKAKPKSGLYYRDTRTLDETCKLQFLSFTSAVNSTKASSVVSSFTPCTKSAYFFGLEIARSKAGIFLNQRKYTLSLLEDTGFLGAQPTTLPMQPHLKLNSNDGDLLPDATQYRRLVGRLLYLTLSRPDITFCVHKLSQFLSQPRTSHLDAVHYLLRYLKGTPGQGVFFSSTSSLKLHAFSDADWATCPDTRWLVII; encoded by the exons ATGTATTCTGGCACTGCAACAGAGATATGGCAGGATCTGCGTGAGCGTTTTGCACAGAAGAATGGACCTCGAGTTTTCCAGCTCCGTCGTGAATTGATGAGCCTCAATCAGGGATCGGACTCGGTAAGTGTTTACTACACAAAATTGAAGACAATTTGGGATGAATTGCTCACATACAAGCCTGTTGTGAACTGTATCTGTGGTGCAATTCAACCTCTTATTGCTCATGCTGAAACTGAGCATGTTATGTCTTTCTTGATGGGATTGAATGATTCTTTCTCCCAAGTTCGTGGTACCTTGCTGCTCATGGATCCTATTCCGCCTATCAATAAGGTTTTCTCTCTTGTTATTCAAGAGGAGAAGCAGCGCGAGGTCAGCAATGGTGCTGGTAGCTCAGCCACTACAACACAAGCTTTTGCTGCGACTGCAAGCTCCCAGGGAGGCTCTC CAGCAAAGTGCTTTAAGCTCCATGGTTATCCTCCTGGAATGAAGCCAAAGTCTAAGCCTTCTACACATGCAGTAGCTGATCAATCCAGTGGCACATTTCAGAATGCTGTTACTACTTTGTCACCAGCACAATGCAACCAGTTGATTCAACTACTTACAAATCAACTCACCACTACTTCTCCGGACTCAGTTGATGTTCCTGAATCCTCAGGCACCAAGTCAG CCACTGTTACTTTACCCAACAAGACTCACATCTCAGTTCAGGGCATTGGTACTGTTCATTTGACACCAAGTCTTGTCTTGCACAAT GACAGCCTCAATTTGAGAATGATTGGGAAGGCTAAACCCAAATCTGGATTGTATTACCGAGACACTAGGACTTTGGATGAGACCTGCAAGTTGcaatttctttcttttactTCTGCTGTAAATAGTACCAAAGCTAGCTCTGTTGTTTCATCTTTTACACCTTGTACAAAG tcagcatatttctttgggtTAGAGATTGCTAGATCTAAAGCAGGCATCTTCTTAAACCAGAGGAAATATACACTATCTCTTCTTGAGGATACTGGATTTCTAGGAGCACAACCCACAACCCTTCCTATGCAGCCTCATCTCAAGTTGAACTCCAATGATGGAGATCTTTTACCCGATGCCACACAATATCGACGACTTGTTGGCAGGTTGCTTTACTTGACATTATCACGCCCAGATATTACTTTTTGTGTTCATAAGCTTAGTCAATTTCTGTCCCAGCCAAGAACATCACACCTTGATGCAGTGCATTATCTTCTCCGCTACTTGAAAGGCACACCAGGACAAggagttttcttttcttctacttCATCACTTAAGCTTCATGCTTTttctgatgctgattgggccACATGCCCTGACACTCGCTGGTTGGTTATTATTTAG
- the LOC130715851 gene encoding probable helicase MAGATAMA 3, with translation MGRPLRQFGVFNSGKLEKRLVLLKCHSSEPGFSPFSYIWSLEISLSQAQFNQNDDDSDEESILVSLGWSSFKRNECLSLLNSLSESISLPEYSWRGDVENFFLSIACIILCTASSSVKLYTERMRSVQFLVVDEAAQLKECESTIPLQLPGLHHCILIGDEKQLPALVKSRTADNAEFGRSLFERLVLLGYKKHMLNVQYRMHPSISLFPCKEFYDEKLTDAPTVKGESYNRSFLEGEMFGSYSFIHIAKGKEQFGREHSLKNQVEAAVISEIIGSLKKEFMRTRKKISIGIISPYNSQVYEIQQKIKHHISVSDPDFSVSVRSVDGFQGGEQDVIIISTVRSNPSGKVGFLSNRQRANVAMTRARYSLWILGNAATLVSSDTVWKQVVLDAKKRDCFHTADKDNKLARVIEDVVFELELLEESESMFKKLNLGERSSRPRKARR, from the exons ATGGGACGCCCTCTGAGGCAGTTTGGAGTCTTCAACTCTGGAAAATTGGAAAAAAGGCTTGTGTTGCTGAAGTGCCATTCTTCTGAACCTGGATTTTCTCCTTTCTCATATATTTG GTCTCTTGAAATTTCCTTGAGTCAAGCTCAATTCAATCAAAATGACGATGATAGTGATGAAGAAAGCATTCTGGTTTCCCTGGGATGGTCAAGCTTCAAAAGAAATGAGTGCCTTAGCCTACTAAATTCACTTTCTGAGTCAATTTCCCTTCCTGAGTATTCTTGGAGAGGCGATGTAGAAAATTTTTTCTTGTCCATTGCATGCATAATTTTATGCACTGCATCAAGTTCTGTTAAACTATACACAGAACGGATGAGATCAGTGCAATTTCTAGTAGTTGATGAAGCAGCTCAATTAAAGGAATGTGAATCGACCATTCCATTGCAGCTTCCAGGTCTCCACCATTGCATCCTAATAGGTGATGAGAAACAGCTTCCAGCATTGGTTAAAAGCAGG ACTGCAGATAATGCTGAATTTGGAAGAAGTTTGTTTGAGAGGTTGGTGCTCTTAGGTTACAAGAAGCATATGCTTAATGTTCAGTATCGGATGCATCCATCCATTAGCTTATTCCCATGCAAAGAGTTTTATGATGAAAAACTTACTGATGCCCCCACTGTCAAGGGAGAAAGCTATAATAGAAGTTTCCTTGAAGGTGAAATGTTTGGTTCTTATTCTTTTATCCATATAGCAAAGGGGAAAGAACAGTTTGGTCGTGAGCACAGTTTGAAGAACCAGGTTGAAGCTGCAGTTATTTCTGAGATAATTGGAAGCCTTAAAAAAG AGTTTATGAGGACTAGGAAGAAAATTAGCATTGGAATTATATCTCCCTATAATTCTCAAGTTTATGAAATCCAACAGAAAATTAAGCACCACATTTCAGTTTCTGATCCTGACTTCTCTGTCAGTGTTCGTTCGGTTGATGGATTTCAAGGAGGGGAACAGGATGTTATAATAATTTCTACTGTGAGATCTAATCCTAGTGGAAAAGTGGGGTTTCTTTCCAATAGACAAAGAGCAAATGTTGCTATGACTAGGGCTAG ATATAGCCTTTGGATATTAGGAAATGCGGCAACACTGGTTAGCAGTGACACAGTGTGGAAGCAGGTAGTTCTTGATGCTAAGAAAAGAGATTGTTTCCATACAGCTGATAAGGACAATAAACTGGCTCGGGTTATTGAGGATGTTGTTTTTGAGCTTGAACTACTTGAAGAATCTGAGTCGATGTTTAAGAAACTGAATCTAGGGGAGAGGTCTTCCAG GCCTCGGAAAGCAAGGAGGTGA
- the LOC130715855 gene encoding anaphase-promoting complex subunit 10, producing MSLEMAAESSEGEEEAGKLTGGNHLLVVDDELTELGKKAAWSVSSCKPGNSVSSLRDQNLETFWQSDGAQPHLVNIQFQKKVRLQLVVLYVDFKLDESYTPSKISIRAGDGFHNLKEIKSVELVKPSGWIYLSLSGVDPRETFVNTFMLQIAVLSNHLNGRDTHVRQIKVYGPRPNPIPHQPYQFTSREFITYSTIR from the exons atGAGTTTGGAAATGGCTGCAGAGTCATCAGAGGGTGAAGAAGAAGCAGGGAAGCTCACCGGAGGGAACCACTTGCTTGTTGTTGACGATGAGCTCACTGAATTGGGCAAGAAGGCCGCTTGGAGTGTCAGTTCCTGCAAGCCCGGCAACAGTGTTTCTTCTCTTCGCGATCAAAACCTCGAAACTTTCTGGCA ATCCGATGGAGCTCAACCCCATTTGGTTAACATTCAATTTCAAAAGAAAGTTCGACTACAA TTAGTGGTGCTGTATGTGGATttcaagcttgatgagagctacACGCCTAGCAAAATTTCCATTCGTGCCGGTGATGGCTTTCACAATTTGAAG GAGATAAAATCtgtggaacttgtgaagccatcTGGTTGGATTTACCTCTCATTATCTGGAGTTGATCCTCG GGAAACTTTTGTGAACACTTTTATGTTACAAATTGCTGTGTTGTCGAACCATCTGAATGGAAGGGATACTCACGTGCGGCAGATCAAAGTTTACGGGCCTCGACC GAACCCCATTCCGCATCAGCCATATCAATTTACTTCAAGAGAGTTCATAACCTACTCTACCATAAGATGA